In one Antennarius striatus isolate MH-2024 chromosome 1, ASM4005453v1, whole genome shotgun sequence genomic region, the following are encoded:
- the asb7 gene encoding ankyrin repeat and SOCS box protein 7: MTKRSTSLQLVKRMLNHQCRRNTELHEELQIQAAVAAGDVYTVRRMLEQGYSPKIRDANGWTLLHFSAAKGKERCVRVFLEHGADPTVKDFIGGFTALHYAAMHGRARIARLMLESDFRNDIMNAKSNDGWTPLHVAAHYGRDSFVRLLLEFRAEVDPLSDKGTTPLQLAIIRERSSCVRILLDHSANIDIQNGFLLRYAVIKGNHSYCRMFLQRGADTNLGRLEDGQTPLHLSALRDDVLCAQMLYTYGADTNTRNYDGQTPVAVSVSMSDISRPCLDFLQEVTRQPRSLQDLCRIKIRHCIGLQSLQCLEDLPIAKVIKDYLKHRFDIM; this comes from the exons ATGACTAAGAGAAGCACATCTCTTCAACTTGTTAAAAG AATGCTGAACCATCAATGCAGAAGGAACACTGAGCTTCACGAGGAATTGCAGATCCAGGCTGCAGTTGCAGCAGGTGATGTCTACACTGTAAGGAGAATGCTGGAGCAAGGATATTCACCGAAGATACGAGATGCCAATGGATGGACACTACTACACTTCTCTGCTGCAAAAGGAAAGGAGAGATGTGTCAGGGTTTTTCTGGAACATGGAG CTGACCCCACAGTGAAGGACTTCATTGGTGGCTTCACAGCACTCCATTACGCTGCTATGCATGGCAGAGCACGCATTGCCCGACTGATGCTGGAATCAGATTTTCGCAATGATATTATGAATGCAAAAAGCAATGATGGTTGGACACCACTGCACGTTGCTGCCCACTATGGACGAGACTCATTTGTACGACTCCTCCTTGAGTTTAGGGCCGAGGTGGACCCTCTGAGCGACAAAGGGACCACACCCCTACAGTTGGCTATCATTCGAGAACGCTCCAGTTGTGTACGAATTCTCTTGGACCACAGTGCTAATATTGACATTCAGAATGGCTTCCTACTACGGTATGCAGTCATCAAAGGCAATCACTCATACTGCCGTATGTTCCTTCAGAGGGGAGCGGACACTAATCTGGGACGTCTTGAAGATGGCCAGACCCCCCTGCACCTGTCAGCACTCAGGGATGACGTGTTGTGTGCCCAGATGCTCTACACATATGGGGCTGACACCAACACAAGAAACTATGACGGCCAGACACCAGTAGCCGTATCTGTCAGCATGTCTGACATCAGCCGGCCCTGTCTGGATTTCCTGCAGGAGGTCACCA gACAACCTCGATCTCTACAGGACTTGTGTCGAATTAAAATCCGTCACTGTATCGGCCTTCAAAGCTTACAATGTTTGGAAGATTTACCAATTGCAAAGGTTATTAAAGACTATTTAAAACACAGGTTTGACATTATGTGA